The Leptospiraceae bacterium genome includes a window with the following:
- a CDS encoding biopolymer transporter ExbD, with protein sequence MSIRKRSQLEEISAASMSDLAFLLLVFFMVASVFYVREGLVSSLPKKNAQPKLVLRKNIYRFEIQNNQIQISNPGLGKKTYKSIQEFREALKDEIQIENIHEKYAVISAFNTNVQTLVSVLSSVKEKGFKNISLQKSLK encoded by the coding sequence ATGAGTATCAGAAAGAGATCCCAATTAGAAGAAATTTCAGCGGCTTCCATGTCGGACTTGGCGTTTTTGCTTTTGGTTTTCTTTATGGTGGCTTCGGTGTTTTATGTGAGAGAAGGATTGGTATCATCACTTCCCAAAAAAAACGCCCAGCCAAAATTAGTTCTACGAAAGAACATCTATAGGTTTGAAATTCAAAATAATCAAATTCAGATATCAAATCCAGGTCTTGGGAAAAAAACCTACAAAAGCATTCAAGAATTCAGAGAAGCATTAAAAGATGAAATCCAAATAGAAAATATCCATGAAAAATACGCAGTTATTAGTGCTTTCAATACTAACGTACAAACCCTGGTTTCTGTGTTGAGTTCAGTGAAAGAAAAAGGCTTCAAGAACATATCCCTACAAAAATCATTGAAGTGA
- a CDS encoding biopolymer transporter ExbD has product MKRRKITAYIPLSSMADIAFLLIIFFMATSVLKMDADIPLELPEGKGEELKDTDIPVHIDKDKIYYLENIPMSKNELLGRLQARILEKPESRVIVSAHNELPYEILEDLFEAFRDLNITNIAIVTKQTERKF; this is encoded by the coding sequence ATGAAACGTAGAAAGATCACCGCTTACATCCCTTTGAGCTCTATGGCGGATATTGCTTTTTTGTTGATTATTTTTTTCATGGCTACTTCGGTTTTGAAGATGGATGCAGACATTCCTTTGGAATTACCCGAGGGAAAAGGAGAAGAACTAAAGGACACAGACATCCCCGTGCACATTGACAAAGACAAGATTTACTACTTAGAAAACATTCCAATGTCAAAAAACGAGCTCTTAGGGAGATTACAAGCAAGGATTTTAGAAAAGCCAGAATCTCGAGTTATAGTAAGTGCCCACAATGAACTTCCTTATGAGATTTTAGAAGACCTCTTTGAGGCTTTTCGTGATTTAAATATAACCAACATCGCCATAGTAACAAAACAAACCGAAAGGAAATTCTAG
- a CDS encoding energy transducer TonB, whose amino-acid sequence MSTIAMNNIQQNTQDFRRKSPAQRTFFENLKIKFYQNRFLIFGTLSTIVQIWFIATAYIPNVEILQEKKVYDEITFITNIQLADPQMTTQTEAQGEVKETDKIIKKEEEQEDPRIASAQNVFLIGATIPIDLTPEIRPEYPMEARKNGIEGTVTLELVIADTGEVLKVVPINKPLGYGLEESAVRAFRKKRYQPALMDGKPITVRVIVPVHFRLN is encoded by the coding sequence ATGAGCACGATAGCAATGAACAATATTCAACAAAATACTCAAGATTTTCGAAGAAAATCTCCTGCCCAAAGAACCTTTTTTGAAAATCTAAAAATTAAATTTTATCAGAATCGATTTCTTATTTTTGGAACTCTTTCTACAATAGTTCAAATTTGGTTTATTGCCACAGCTTACATACCTAATGTTGAAATCCTACAAGAAAAGAAAGTTTATGATGAAATCACTTTCATTACCAACATCCAATTAGCGGACCCCCAAATGACAACCCAAACAGAAGCTCAAGGAGAAGTTAAAGAAACTGATAAAATCATAAAAAAAGAAGAAGAACAGGAAGATCCACGCATTGCTTCCGCTCAAAATGTATTTCTCATTGGTGCTACTATTCCCATTGATCTTACACCGGAAATCCGACCTGAATACCCAATGGAAGCCAGAAAAAACGGAATCGAAGGAACTGTCACGTTAGAACTTGTGATTGCCGATACGGGAGAAGTCTTAAAGGTCGTTCCCATCAATAAACCCCTTGGCTACGGTTTAGAAGAGTCTGCAGTCAGAGCCTTTCGAAAAAAGCGTTATCAACCAGCCCTAATGGATGGAAAACCCATCACCGTTAGAGTAATTGTTCCAGTGCATTTCCGATTGAATTAA
- the tsaE gene encoding tRNA (adenosine(37)-N6)-threonylcarbamoyltransferase complex ATPase subunit type 1 TsaE, whose amino-acid sequence MKGLVFEADSFSVSDTERIVKEFYKKYLENLQGAVLLLQGNLGSGKTTFCKIIGKLLGIPVEINSPSFNIYNLYAYNQKVFIHYDLYRLKQPEFEELELRELWFDLYQGQYTIHAIEWWEKAEKIESKLTRFSIQLEFLYDQPTGRRIRIFQLE is encoded by the coding sequence ATGAAGGGTTTGGTTTTTGAGGCTGATTCTTTTTCTGTTTCGGATACAGAACGTATTGTAAAAGAATTTTATAAAAAATACTTAGAAAATCTTCAAGGAGCTGTTTTGCTTCTACAAGGGAATTTGGGTTCGGGGAAAACTACGTTTTGTAAAATCATAGGAAAGCTTTTAGGAATCCCCGTTGAGATCAATAGCCCATCATTCAACATTTACAATCTTTATGCATACAATCAGAAAGTTTTCATTCATTATGATTTGTATCGGCTCAAACAACCAGAATTCGAAGAATTAGAACTACGAGAATTATGGTTTGATTTGTATCAAGGACAATATACCATCCACGCCATTGAGTGGTGGGAAAAAGCAGAAAAAATTGAATCCAAGTTGACACGATTTTCTATCCAACTCGAGTTTTTATATGACCAGCCCACAGGAAGAAGAATCCGTATTTTCCAACTGGAATGA
- the tsaB gene encoding tRNA (adenosine(37)-N6)-threonylcarbamoyltransferase complex dimerization subunit type 1 TsaB — translation MTSPQEEESVFSNWNEFLSKNPQFKILVLDSSSSFLVCSFFQIHQEDLGFSFLLSATNEVKESRSSFQKLSFYLNDIFRQHGFPNIVLVGVGPGSFTGVRISVSTARNLAQFLRIPVIGIDSMSLYAYYLYKEHKLSEFYVIFDAKQKQVYMKKFDVSFFGNPIQIKSLMELHELPSKVPFFVEEEFINTLQNSNREIKNHIYPIQKIESKTWIELLFDPKATMNDFYKSNYKEVLPLYIKQDPAHQKYPEGLKRL, via the coding sequence ATGACCAGCCCACAGGAAGAAGAATCCGTATTTTCCAACTGGAATGAATTTCTTTCAAAAAACCCACAGTTCAAAATTTTAGTTCTGGATAGTAGTTCTTCTTTTTTGGTTTGTTCGTTTTTTCAGATCCACCAAGAGGACCTGGGTTTTTCGTTTTTGCTTTCTGCCACAAATGAAGTTAAAGAATCAAGAAGTTCTTTTCAAAAGCTAAGTTTTTATCTAAATGATATATTTCGACAACATGGTTTTCCGAATATTGTATTAGTGGGGGTTGGACCAGGTTCTTTTACAGGAGTGCGGATTTCGGTAAGCACTGCAAGAAACCTCGCCCAGTTTTTAAGAATTCCTGTCATTGGTATTGATAGTATGAGTTTATACGCCTACTACCTCTACAAAGAACATAAGTTGAGCGAATTTTATGTAATCTTCGATGCAAAACAAAAGCAAGTTTATATGAAAAAATTTGATGTTTCTTTTTTTGGAAATCCTATCCAAATAAAAAGTTTAATGGAACTTCACGAATTACCATCAAAAGTTCCTTTTTTTGTAGAAGAAGAGTTCATCAATACCTTGCAAAATTCCAATAGAGAAATCAAAAATCACATCTACCCCATCCAAAAAATAGAGTCAAAAACCTGGATAGAATTACTTTTTGATCCAAAAGCAACCATGAATGATTTTTACAAATCAAACTATAAAGAAGTTTTGCCTTTGTATATTAAACAGGATCCAGCTCATCAAAAATATCCGGAAGGATTAAAGCGTTTATGA